Proteins from one Ranitomeya variabilis isolate aRanVar5 chromosome 1, aRanVar5.hap1, whole genome shotgun sequence genomic window:
- the METTL18 gene encoding histidine protein methyltransferase 1 homolog codes for MSFQFNFNIEEPEGSPDECELSHPEESHDINRSCVNHSANCAAETLSCKPATEHHIPKDVSSVLEDTVVESSLGLQFVNVSVVEMTLSNSDVHREDIVNKCITSNSDLISGVYEGGMKIWECTFDLIRYFEDEDVNFEGKSVLDLGCGAGLLGIFSLKQKANVVHFQDYNSTVIEEITIPNVLLNCDSDNLAQNIDGVSSRKRTKKSDVKAGLLNKCRFFSGEWSHFTQLMQNQEPPMKYDIILTSETVYNPTYYSALHEVFQNLLANNGIVYLASKSHYFGVGGGVHLFETFIIERKLFNIHTLKVLDDGLQRILLSLVFKQKS; via the coding sequence ATGTCATTTCAATTTAATTTCAATATTGAAGAGCCAGAAGGCAGTCCTGATGAATGTGAACTAAGCCATCCAGAGGAGTCTCATGACATTAATAGATCATGTGTAAACCACAGTGCTAATTGTGCAGCTGAAACCTTATCCTGCAAACCAGCTACTGAGCACCACATACCTAAAGATGTTTCCAGCGTACTAGAAGACACTGTTGTTGAGAGCAGCTTGGGCCTGCAATTTGTAAATGTCTCTGTTGTAGAAATGACACTGTCCAATTCAGACGTGCATAGAGAAGACATAGTGAACAAATGCATTACATCTAACTCTGACCTGATTTCTGGTGTATATGAAGGGGGAATGAAAATTTGGGAGTGCACATTTGACCTTATAAGATATTTTGAAGATGAGGATGTTAACTTTGAAGGGAAAAGTGTTTTGGATCTTGGTTGCGGAGCTGGATTGTTAGGAATATTCTCCTTGAAACAAAAAGCCAACGTTGTTCATTTTCAAGACTACAACAGCACTGTAATAGAAGAAATAACCATTCCCAACGTGCTGTTAAACTGCGATAGTGACAATTTAGCACAGAATATTGATGGTGTATCTAGTAGGAAAAGAACAAAAAAATCTGATGTGAAGGCTGGACTGCTGAACAAGTGTCGCTTCTTCTCTGGAGAGTGGTCTCATTTTACTCAACTGATGCAAAATCAAGAACCTCCTATGAAATATGACATTATTCTAACATCCGAGACCGTATATAATCCGACTTACTACAGTGCGTTGCATGAGGTCTTTCAGAATTTATTGGCCAACAACGGAATTGTTTACCTGGCAAGCAAATCCCATTACTTTGGAGTTGGAGGGGGCGTTCATCTTTTTGAGACTTTTATTATAGAGCGTAAACTGTTTAATATCCATACTTTAAAAGTCCTTGATGATGGGCTTCAGAGAATTCTTCTCAGTTTGGTCTTTAAACAGAAGTCGTAG